A DNA window from Camelina sativa cultivar DH55 chromosome 13, Cs, whole genome shotgun sequence contains the following coding sequences:
- the LOC104734465 gene encoding 3-ketoacyl-CoA synthase 19-like: protein MELFSLPSLFLLSTLFVFYIFKFVYKRRNQRNCFMLHYECYKGMDERKLDTETCAKVVQRNKNLGLEEYRFLLRTMASSGIGEETYGPRNVLEGREDSPTLRDAHSEMDEIMFDTLDKLFQKTKGLVSPSDIDILVVNVSLFAPSPSLTSRVINRYKMREDIRSFNLSGLGCSASVISIDIVQRIFETRKNAIALVVSTETMGPHWYCGRDRSMMLSNCLFRAGGSSVLLTNAARFKNRALMKLVTVVRAHVGADDEAYSCCIQMEDGDGHPGFLLTKHLKKAAGRALTKNLQVLLPRVLPIKELIRYAIVRAVKRRITRKREPGSSGIGLNLKTGLQHFCIHPGGRAIIEGVGKSLGLTEFDIEPARMALHRFGNTSSGGLWYVLGYMEAKNRLKKGHKILMMSMGAGFESNNCVWEVLKDLGDKNVWEDSIDRYPELSSIPNPFVEKYDWINDDTMSFVRVD from the coding sequence atGGAGCTCTTCTCACTCCCTTCTCTGTTCCTACTCTCCACTCTCTTCGTTTTCTACATCTTCAAGtttgtttacaaaagaagaaaccaaagaaactgCTTCATGCTTCACTACGAGTGTTACAAGGGCATGGACGAGAGAAAACTCGACACCGAGACTTGTGCTAAGGTCGTTCAACGAAACAAGAACTTGGGTCTTGAAGAGTATAGGTTTCTCCTCCGTACAATGGCTAGTTCCGGGATAGGAGAGGAAACGTACGGCCCAAGAAACGTGCTTGAAGGCAGAGAAGACTCTCCTACTCTCCGCGACGCTCACTCCGAAATGGACGAGATCATGTTCGACACTCTCGACAAGCTTTTTCAGAAGACTAAAGGCTTAGTCTCTCCTTCCGACATCGACATCCTCGTCGTCAACGTCTCACTCTTCGCTCCATCTCCTTCTCTAACCTCACGAGTCATCAACAGATACAAGATGAGGGAAGACATCAGATCCTTCAACCTCTCGGGACTAGGGTGTAGCGCGAGCGTTATCTCGATAGATATCGTGCAAAGGATTTTCGAAACTCGTAAAAATGCTATCGCACTCGTGGTCAGCACCGAGACAATGGGTCCTCACTGGTACTGCGGTAGAGATAGGTCCATGATGCTCTCAAACTGTCTCTTCCGTGCAGGAGGAAGCTCTGTTCTATTAACCAACGCAGCTCGGTTCAAGAACCGGGCTTTGATGAAGCTTGTGACAGTGGTCCGTGCCCATGTGGGTGCAGACGACGAGGCCTACTCGTGCTGCATACAAATGGAGGACGGAGATGGTCATCCAGGCTTTCTCTTAACCAAACACCTAAAAAAAGCAGCCGGTCGAGCCCTAACCAAGAACCTCCAAGTTCTCCTCCCTAGAGTCTTGCCCATCAAGGAACTGATCCGCTACGCGATAGTCCGTGCGGTTAAAAGAAGAATCACCAGGAAAAGAGAACCCGGGAGCTCGGGGATAGGTCTAAACCTAAAAACAGGGTTGCAACATTTCTGTATTCACCCCGGAGGAAGAGCGATTATAGAAGGAGTCGGAAAAAGCTTAGGGCTCACAGAGTTCGACATCGAGCCAGCGAGAATGGCGCTTCATAGGTTCGGGAACACGTCTTCAGGTGGTTTATGGTATGTTCTTGGTTACATGGAAGCTAAGAATAGATTAAAGAAAGGTCATAAGATACTGATGATGAGTATGGGAGCTGGATTCGAGTCCAATAATTGTGTTTGGGAGGTTCTCAAGGATCTTGGTGATAAGAATGTTTGGGAAGATTCGAT